From the genome of candidate division WWE3 bacterium:
GTGACGGTTCTGAGGAACCAACCAGGTAAAGATCTCGGCCCTCTTCCACATATTTATTTTCGATTTTATAAACCTGATCGGCATCCCCTGGAAAATGCGAGGTGCCGTATAAACTACGCTCACCGACGAGAAGAGGTACCACCATCGGCATAAACCCATCTTTAATTAATTTATTTTTTAGGAGATCAAACACCGCCATTTGCAAAAGAACCGCCTCATTCTTTAAATAATAAAAGCGGCTACCAGAAACCAAAGCGCTTTGTTTAGTGTCGATAAGGCCCAAAGATTCACCAATGTCGGCGTGGTGCTTGCCACCGAAAGCGTGACGGGGCATAAACTTTTCGGAGAAATTATATTTACCCAGCTGCTCTGGTTTTAAGTAACTATCTTTAGGCGTCCAGGCTTTGACCTCCACATTATCTTTCTCATCTTTGCCAATTGGGGTGTCACTGGAGAGAATATTGGGGATCCACGCCGCTTTTTCGTTTACCGCTTTTTCGGCTTCTTTAAGTTCTGTTTCTAGAACATCTAACTTCTCCCGCATTTGCCTACCACTGGCAATTTGCTCTGGTGTTGGCTTCCCGGCTTTTTTAATTTCCTCGTTGATCTGGTTGCGCTCCGTCCGCAAACTTTCGACCTGTTTTAGAATCTCTAGCCGACGGTCCTCGAGAGCGACTACTTCCGCAGGATCCACTTTAGAACTACGTAAATCGCAGTTCTTTTTAACTAATTCCAGATTTTCACGGATAAATTTAAGATCGAGCATATGAGTGTATTATAGCC
Proteins encoded in this window:
- the serS gene encoding serine--tRNA ligase, with product MLDLKFIRENLELVKKNCDLRSSKVDPAEVVALEDRRLEILKQVESLRTERNQINEEIKKAGKPTPEQIASGRQMREKLDVLETELKEAEKAVNEKAAWIPNILSSDTPIGKDEKDNVEVKAWTPKDSYLKPEQLGKYNFSEKFMPRHAFGGKHHADIGESLGLIDTKQSALVSGSRFYYLKNEAVLLQMAVFDLLKNKLIKDGFMPMVVPLLVGERSLYGTSHFPGDADQVYKIENKYVEEGRDLYLVGSSEPSLFSYFMDKTLKEAELPQKMFATTTCFRSEVGSWGKDVRGVKRVHQFDKLEMDVVCTPAQSTEIHEQLLAINEWLLQSLKIPYHVILMCSGDAGYFATHKKYDFEAWIPSQGEFMELGSDTNAADFQARRFNTRYVDATGERHYVNNVNDTGIAFPRALIAILDNYQNADGSVTIPEVLRPYLGKDVITSK